In Callospermophilus lateralis isolate mCalLat2 chromosome 18, mCalLat2.hap1, whole genome shotgun sequence, one DNA window encodes the following:
- the Lig1 gene encoding DNA ligase 1 isoform X2, which produces MQRSIRSFFYPTKEGKAKKPEKETTNSSRETEPPPKVALKERNGVLPESDSPVKRPGRKVARVLSSEGEEEDEALNPPSGQKPVQDSPQGSPPSPALSSGNSPSVSNTSLADTSPSGIPKRLTARKQLPKRSMQDVLEEQSEDMEREAKRRKAEEEADTPRESPTEAEVVKPKEEAEGEHPSTPPDPPKPPKAETPAKTEGTAAPEAPKAVSRQEPQEEDQSKPPPRAPRTLSSFFTPRKPAVKIEVKEEESSALGKDEAKGPLDPTSYNPAKNNYHPIEDACWKPGQKVPYLAVARTFEKIEEVSARLRMVETLSNLLRSVVALSPPDLLPVLYLSLNRLGPPQQGLELGIGDSVLLKAVAQATGRQLETVRAEVAEKGDVGLVAESSRSTQRLMLPPPPLTTSGVFAKFRDIARLAGSASMAKKMDIIKGLFVACRHSEARFIARSLSGRLRLGLAEQSVLAALAQAVSLTPPGQEYPPAVVDAGKGRTAEARKTWLEEQCLILKQTFCEVPDLDRIVPVLLEHGLEHLPEHCRLSPGVPLKPMLAHPTRGVSEVLKRFEEAAFTCEYKYDGQRAQIHLLEGGEVKIFSRNQEDNTGKYPDIISRIPKIKLPSVTSFILDTEAVAWDREKKQIQPFQVLTTRKRKEVDPSEIQVQVCLYAFDLIYLNGESLVREPLSRRRQLLREHFVETEGEFVFATSLDTKDVEQIAEFLEQSVKDSCEGLMVKTLDVDATYEIAKRSHNWLKLKKDYLDGVGDTLDLVVIGAYLGRGKRAGRYGGFLLAAYDEDSEELQAICKLGTGFSDEELEEQHQSLQALVLPTPRPYVRADGAVAPDHWLDPSAVWEVKCADLSLSPIYPAARGLVDSEKGISLRFPRFIRVREDKQPEEATTSAQVASLYLKQSQIQNQHDTDSDSNPEDFY; this is translated from the exons AAGCCTGTGCAAGACTCCCCCCAAGGCTCTCCTCCCAGTCCTGCCCTGTCTTCTGGGAATAGCCCCTCCGTCTCCAACACCTCCCTTGCAGACACCTCCCCATCGGGGATCCCAAAGCGTCTCACGG CTCGGAAGCAGCTCCCGAAACGGTCAATGCAAGATGTCCTGGAAGAGCAGAGTGAAGACATGGAAAGAGAAGCCAAGAGGAGGAAGGCAGAGGAAG AAGCAGACACTCCAAGAGAAAGTCCCACAGAGGCTGAAGTAGTAAAGCCaaaggaagaagctgaaggcgagCACCCCAGCACACCCCCTGACCCTCCAAAGCCCCCTA AAGCAGAGACTCCAGCAAAGACAGAAGGCACTGCGGCACCTGAGGCACCCAAAGCAGTCAGCCGGCAGGAGCCACAGGAAGAGGACCAGAGCAAGCCTCCTCCCAGAGCCCCCAGGACGCTCAGCAGTTTCTTCA CCCCCCGGAAGCCGGCGGTCAAAATAGAAGTGAAAGAAGAGGAGTCGAGTGCTCTGGGAAAGGACGAGGCCAAGGG ACCACTGGATCCGACTAGCTACAATCCTGCCAAGAACAACTACCACCCTATTGAGGATGCCTGCTGGAAACCAGGCCAGAA GGTCCCTTATCTGGCTGTGGCCCGCACATTCGAGAAGATTGAGGAGGTTTCTGCTCG GCTCCGGATGGTGGAGACGCTGAGCAACTTGCTACGCTCCGTAGTGGCCCTGTCACCTCCAGACCTCCTCCCTGTCCTCTATCTCAGTCTCAACCGCCTTGGGCCACCCCAGCAGGGCCTGGAGCTTGGCATTGGGGACAGCGTCCTCCTTAAAGCAGTGGCCCAGGCCACAG GTCGGCAGCTGGAGACTGTGCGGGCCGAGGTGGCCGAGAAGGGCGACGTGGGGCTTGTGGCTGAGAGCAGCCGCAGCACCCAGAGGCTCATGCTGCCGCCACCACCCCTTACCACCTCCGGGGTCTTCGCCAAATTCCGCGACATTGCCCGGCTGGCCGGCAGTGCT TCCATGGCCAAGAAGATGGACATCATCAAAGGCCTCTTTGTGGCCTGCCGCCACTCGGAAGCCCGGTTCATTGCCAG GTCCCTGAGTGGGCGGTTGCGCCTTGGACTCGCAGAGCAGTCAGTGCTGGCCGCCCTTGCCCAGGCTGTGAGCCTCACACCCCCAGGCCAAG aatatccccctgctgtgGTGGATGCTGGGAAGGGCAGGACAGCAGAGGCCAGGAAGACGTGGCTGGAGGAGCAATGCCTGATTCTGAAGCAGACGTTCTG TGAGGTGCCTGACCTGGACCGAATTGTCCCTGTGCTGCTGGAACATGGCCTGGAGCATCTCCCGGAACACTGCAGGCTGAGCCCAg GGGTTCCCCTGAAACCGATGTTGGCGCATCCCACTCGGGGCGTCAGCGAGGTCCTGAAACGCTTTGAGGAGGCAGCCTTCACCTGCGAGTACAAGTATGACGGGCAGAGGGCACAG ATTCACCTTCTGGAAGGCGGGGAGGTGAAGATTTTCAGCAGGAATCAAGAAGATAACACGGGAAAGTACCCCGACATCATCAGCCGCATCCCCAAG ATTAAACTCCCATCAGTCACGTCCTTCATCCTGGACACGGAAGCTGTGGCTTGGGACCGAGAAAAGAAGCAAATTCAGCCATTCCAAGTGCTCACCACTCGCAAACGCAAG GAGGTAGACCCCTCGGAGATCCAGGTGCAGGTGTGTCTGTATGCCTTTGACCTCATCTACCTCAACGGAGAG TCCCTGGTCCGTGAACCCTTGTCACGACGCCGGCAGCTGCTCCGCGAGCACTTTGTAGAGACAGAGGGCGAGTTTGTTTTTGCCACCTCCCTGGACACCAAGGACGTTGAGCAGATTGCTGAGTTCTTAGAGCAGTCGGTGAAAG ACTCCTGTGAGGGGTTGATGGTGAAGACCCTGGATGTCGATGCCACCTACGagatcgccaaaaggtcacacaaCTGGCTCAAG CTGAAGAAGGACTATCTGGATGGCGTGGGTGACACCCTGGACCTCGTGGTGATCGGTGCCTACCTGGGCCGGGGGAAGCGGGCTGGCCGGTATGGGGGCTTCCTGCTGGCTGCCTATGACGAGGACAGTGAGGAGCTGCAAGCCATATGCAAG CTTGGAACCGGCTTCAGCGATGAGGAGCTAGAAGAGCAGCATCAGAGCCTGCAG GCCCTGGTGCTGCCCACCCCACGTCCCTATGTGAGGGCTGATGGTGCTGTGGCCCCTGACCACTGGCTCGATCCCAGCGCTGTGTGGGAAGTGAAGTGTGCggacctctccctctcccccatcTACCCCGCTGCCCGGGGCCTG GTGGACAGCGAGAAGGGCATCTCCCTTCGCTTCCCTCGGTTTATTCGTGTCCGTGAAGACAAGCAGCCAGAGGAAGCCACCACCAGTGCCCAG GTGGCCTCTCTATACCTGAAGCAAAGTCAGATTCAGAATCAACATGACACAGACTCAGACTCCAACCCTGAAGATTTCTACTAA
- the Lig1 gene encoding DNA ligase 1 isoform X1 — protein sequence MQRSIRSFFYPTKEGKAKKPEKETTNSSRETEPPPKVALKERNGVLPESDSPVKRPGRKVARVLSSEGEEEDEALNPPSGQKPVQDSPQGSPPSPALSSGNSPSVSNTSLADTSPSGIPKRLTARKQLPKRSMQDVLEEQSEDMEREAKRRKAEEGEVPGEADTPRESPTEAEVVKPKEEAEGEHPSTPPDPPKPPKAETPAKTEGTAAPEAPKAVSRQEPQEEDQSKPPPRAPRTLSSFFTPRKPAVKIEVKEEESSALGKDEAKGPLDPTSYNPAKNNYHPIEDACWKPGQKVPYLAVARTFEKIEEVSARLRMVETLSNLLRSVVALSPPDLLPVLYLSLNRLGPPQQGLELGIGDSVLLKAVAQATGRQLETVRAEVAEKGDVGLVAESSRSTQRLMLPPPPLTTSGVFAKFRDIARLAGSASMAKKMDIIKGLFVACRHSEARFIARSLSGRLRLGLAEQSVLAALAQAVSLTPPGQEYPPAVVDAGKGRTAEARKTWLEEQCLILKQTFCEVPDLDRIVPVLLEHGLEHLPEHCRLSPGVPLKPMLAHPTRGVSEVLKRFEEAAFTCEYKYDGQRAQIHLLEGGEVKIFSRNQEDNTGKYPDIISRIPKIKLPSVTSFILDTEAVAWDREKKQIQPFQVLTTRKRKEVDPSEIQVQVCLYAFDLIYLNGESLVREPLSRRRQLLREHFVETEGEFVFATSLDTKDVEQIAEFLEQSVKDSCEGLMVKTLDVDATYEIAKRSHNWLKLKKDYLDGVGDTLDLVVIGAYLGRGKRAGRYGGFLLAAYDEDSEELQAICKLGTGFSDEELEEQHQSLQALVLPTPRPYVRADGAVAPDHWLDPSAVWEVKCADLSLSPIYPAARGLVDSEKGISLRFPRFIRVREDKQPEEATTSAQVASLYLKQSQIQNQHDTDSDSNPEDFY from the exons AAGCCTGTGCAAGACTCCCCCCAAGGCTCTCCTCCCAGTCCTGCCCTGTCTTCTGGGAATAGCCCCTCCGTCTCCAACACCTCCCTTGCAGACACCTCCCCATCGGGGATCCCAAAGCGTCTCACGG CTCGGAAGCAGCTCCCGAAACGGTCAATGCAAGATGTCCTGGAAGAGCAGAGTGAAGACATGGAAAGAGAAGCCAAGAGGAGGAAGGCAGAGGAAGGTGAGGTCCCAGGAG AAGCAGACACTCCAAGAGAAAGTCCCACAGAGGCTGAAGTAGTAAAGCCaaaggaagaagctgaaggcgagCACCCCAGCACACCCCCTGACCCTCCAAAGCCCCCTA AAGCAGAGACTCCAGCAAAGACAGAAGGCACTGCGGCACCTGAGGCACCCAAAGCAGTCAGCCGGCAGGAGCCACAGGAAGAGGACCAGAGCAAGCCTCCTCCCAGAGCCCCCAGGACGCTCAGCAGTTTCTTCA CCCCCCGGAAGCCGGCGGTCAAAATAGAAGTGAAAGAAGAGGAGTCGAGTGCTCTGGGAAAGGACGAGGCCAAGGG ACCACTGGATCCGACTAGCTACAATCCTGCCAAGAACAACTACCACCCTATTGAGGATGCCTGCTGGAAACCAGGCCAGAA GGTCCCTTATCTGGCTGTGGCCCGCACATTCGAGAAGATTGAGGAGGTTTCTGCTCG GCTCCGGATGGTGGAGACGCTGAGCAACTTGCTACGCTCCGTAGTGGCCCTGTCACCTCCAGACCTCCTCCCTGTCCTCTATCTCAGTCTCAACCGCCTTGGGCCACCCCAGCAGGGCCTGGAGCTTGGCATTGGGGACAGCGTCCTCCTTAAAGCAGTGGCCCAGGCCACAG GTCGGCAGCTGGAGACTGTGCGGGCCGAGGTGGCCGAGAAGGGCGACGTGGGGCTTGTGGCTGAGAGCAGCCGCAGCACCCAGAGGCTCATGCTGCCGCCACCACCCCTTACCACCTCCGGGGTCTTCGCCAAATTCCGCGACATTGCCCGGCTGGCCGGCAGTGCT TCCATGGCCAAGAAGATGGACATCATCAAAGGCCTCTTTGTGGCCTGCCGCCACTCGGAAGCCCGGTTCATTGCCAG GTCCCTGAGTGGGCGGTTGCGCCTTGGACTCGCAGAGCAGTCAGTGCTGGCCGCCCTTGCCCAGGCTGTGAGCCTCACACCCCCAGGCCAAG aatatccccctgctgtgGTGGATGCTGGGAAGGGCAGGACAGCAGAGGCCAGGAAGACGTGGCTGGAGGAGCAATGCCTGATTCTGAAGCAGACGTTCTG TGAGGTGCCTGACCTGGACCGAATTGTCCCTGTGCTGCTGGAACATGGCCTGGAGCATCTCCCGGAACACTGCAGGCTGAGCCCAg GGGTTCCCCTGAAACCGATGTTGGCGCATCCCACTCGGGGCGTCAGCGAGGTCCTGAAACGCTTTGAGGAGGCAGCCTTCACCTGCGAGTACAAGTATGACGGGCAGAGGGCACAG ATTCACCTTCTGGAAGGCGGGGAGGTGAAGATTTTCAGCAGGAATCAAGAAGATAACACGGGAAAGTACCCCGACATCATCAGCCGCATCCCCAAG ATTAAACTCCCATCAGTCACGTCCTTCATCCTGGACACGGAAGCTGTGGCTTGGGACCGAGAAAAGAAGCAAATTCAGCCATTCCAAGTGCTCACCACTCGCAAACGCAAG GAGGTAGACCCCTCGGAGATCCAGGTGCAGGTGTGTCTGTATGCCTTTGACCTCATCTACCTCAACGGAGAG TCCCTGGTCCGTGAACCCTTGTCACGACGCCGGCAGCTGCTCCGCGAGCACTTTGTAGAGACAGAGGGCGAGTTTGTTTTTGCCACCTCCCTGGACACCAAGGACGTTGAGCAGATTGCTGAGTTCTTAGAGCAGTCGGTGAAAG ACTCCTGTGAGGGGTTGATGGTGAAGACCCTGGATGTCGATGCCACCTACGagatcgccaaaaggtcacacaaCTGGCTCAAG CTGAAGAAGGACTATCTGGATGGCGTGGGTGACACCCTGGACCTCGTGGTGATCGGTGCCTACCTGGGCCGGGGGAAGCGGGCTGGCCGGTATGGGGGCTTCCTGCTGGCTGCCTATGACGAGGACAGTGAGGAGCTGCAAGCCATATGCAAG CTTGGAACCGGCTTCAGCGATGAGGAGCTAGAAGAGCAGCATCAGAGCCTGCAG GCCCTGGTGCTGCCCACCCCACGTCCCTATGTGAGGGCTGATGGTGCTGTGGCCCCTGACCACTGGCTCGATCCCAGCGCTGTGTGGGAAGTGAAGTGTGCggacctctccctctcccccatcTACCCCGCTGCCCGGGGCCTG GTGGACAGCGAGAAGGGCATCTCCCTTCGCTTCCCTCGGTTTATTCGTGTCCGTGAAGACAAGCAGCCAGAGGAAGCCACCACCAGTGCCCAG GTGGCCTCTCTATACCTGAAGCAAAGTCAGATTCAGAATCAACATGACACAGACTCAGACTCCAACCCTGAAGATTTCTACTAA
- the Lig1 gene encoding DNA ligase 1 isoform X3, with translation MQRSIRSFFYPTKEGKAKKPEKETTNSSRETEPPPKVALKERNGVLPESDSPVKRPGRKVARVLSSEGEEEDEALNPPSGQKPVQDSPQGSPPSPALSSGNSPSVSNTSLADTSPSGIPKRLTARKQLPKRSMQDVLEEQSEDMEREAKRRKAEEGEVPGEADTPRESPTEAEVVKPKEEAEGEHPSTPPDPPKPPKAETPAKTEGTAAPEAPKAVSRQEPQEEDQSKPPPRAPRTLSSFFTPRKPAVKIEVKEEESSALGKDEAKGLRMVETLSNLLRSVVALSPPDLLPVLYLSLNRLGPPQQGLELGIGDSVLLKAVAQATGRQLETVRAEVAEKGDVGLVAESSRSTQRLMLPPPPLTTSGVFAKFRDIARLAGSASMAKKMDIIKGLFVACRHSEARFIARSLSGRLRLGLAEQSVLAALAQAVSLTPPGQEYPPAVVDAGKGRTAEARKTWLEEQCLILKQTFCEVPDLDRIVPVLLEHGLEHLPEHCRLSPGVPLKPMLAHPTRGVSEVLKRFEEAAFTCEYKYDGQRAQIHLLEGGEVKIFSRNQEDNTGKYPDIISRIPKIKLPSVTSFILDTEAVAWDREKKQIQPFQVLTTRKRKEVDPSEIQVQVCLYAFDLIYLNGESLVREPLSRRRQLLREHFVETEGEFVFATSLDTKDVEQIAEFLEQSVKDSCEGLMVKTLDVDATYEIAKRSHNWLKLKKDYLDGVGDTLDLVVIGAYLGRGKRAGRYGGFLLAAYDEDSEELQAICKLGTGFSDEELEEQHQSLQALVLPTPRPYVRADGAVAPDHWLDPSAVWEVKCADLSLSPIYPAARGLVDSEKGISLRFPRFIRVREDKQPEEATTSAQVASLYLKQSQIQNQHDTDSDSNPEDFY, from the exons AAGCCTGTGCAAGACTCCCCCCAAGGCTCTCCTCCCAGTCCTGCCCTGTCTTCTGGGAATAGCCCCTCCGTCTCCAACACCTCCCTTGCAGACACCTCCCCATCGGGGATCCCAAAGCGTCTCACGG CTCGGAAGCAGCTCCCGAAACGGTCAATGCAAGATGTCCTGGAAGAGCAGAGTGAAGACATGGAAAGAGAAGCCAAGAGGAGGAAGGCAGAGGAAGGTGAGGTCCCAGGAG AAGCAGACACTCCAAGAGAAAGTCCCACAGAGGCTGAAGTAGTAAAGCCaaaggaagaagctgaaggcgagCACCCCAGCACACCCCCTGACCCTCCAAAGCCCCCTA AAGCAGAGACTCCAGCAAAGACAGAAGGCACTGCGGCACCTGAGGCACCCAAAGCAGTCAGCCGGCAGGAGCCACAGGAAGAGGACCAGAGCAAGCCTCCTCCCAGAGCCCCCAGGACGCTCAGCAGTTTCTTCA CCCCCCGGAAGCCGGCGGTCAAAATAGAAGTGAAAGAAGAGGAGTCGAGTGCTCTGGGAAAGGACGAGGCCAAGGG GCTCCGGATGGTGGAGACGCTGAGCAACTTGCTACGCTCCGTAGTGGCCCTGTCACCTCCAGACCTCCTCCCTGTCCTCTATCTCAGTCTCAACCGCCTTGGGCCACCCCAGCAGGGCCTGGAGCTTGGCATTGGGGACAGCGTCCTCCTTAAAGCAGTGGCCCAGGCCACAG GTCGGCAGCTGGAGACTGTGCGGGCCGAGGTGGCCGAGAAGGGCGACGTGGGGCTTGTGGCTGAGAGCAGCCGCAGCACCCAGAGGCTCATGCTGCCGCCACCACCCCTTACCACCTCCGGGGTCTTCGCCAAATTCCGCGACATTGCCCGGCTGGCCGGCAGTGCT TCCATGGCCAAGAAGATGGACATCATCAAAGGCCTCTTTGTGGCCTGCCGCCACTCGGAAGCCCGGTTCATTGCCAG GTCCCTGAGTGGGCGGTTGCGCCTTGGACTCGCAGAGCAGTCAGTGCTGGCCGCCCTTGCCCAGGCTGTGAGCCTCACACCCCCAGGCCAAG aatatccccctgctgtgGTGGATGCTGGGAAGGGCAGGACAGCAGAGGCCAGGAAGACGTGGCTGGAGGAGCAATGCCTGATTCTGAAGCAGACGTTCTG TGAGGTGCCTGACCTGGACCGAATTGTCCCTGTGCTGCTGGAACATGGCCTGGAGCATCTCCCGGAACACTGCAGGCTGAGCCCAg GGGTTCCCCTGAAACCGATGTTGGCGCATCCCACTCGGGGCGTCAGCGAGGTCCTGAAACGCTTTGAGGAGGCAGCCTTCACCTGCGAGTACAAGTATGACGGGCAGAGGGCACAG ATTCACCTTCTGGAAGGCGGGGAGGTGAAGATTTTCAGCAGGAATCAAGAAGATAACACGGGAAAGTACCCCGACATCATCAGCCGCATCCCCAAG ATTAAACTCCCATCAGTCACGTCCTTCATCCTGGACACGGAAGCTGTGGCTTGGGACCGAGAAAAGAAGCAAATTCAGCCATTCCAAGTGCTCACCACTCGCAAACGCAAG GAGGTAGACCCCTCGGAGATCCAGGTGCAGGTGTGTCTGTATGCCTTTGACCTCATCTACCTCAACGGAGAG TCCCTGGTCCGTGAACCCTTGTCACGACGCCGGCAGCTGCTCCGCGAGCACTTTGTAGAGACAGAGGGCGAGTTTGTTTTTGCCACCTCCCTGGACACCAAGGACGTTGAGCAGATTGCTGAGTTCTTAGAGCAGTCGGTGAAAG ACTCCTGTGAGGGGTTGATGGTGAAGACCCTGGATGTCGATGCCACCTACGagatcgccaaaaggtcacacaaCTGGCTCAAG CTGAAGAAGGACTATCTGGATGGCGTGGGTGACACCCTGGACCTCGTGGTGATCGGTGCCTACCTGGGCCGGGGGAAGCGGGCTGGCCGGTATGGGGGCTTCCTGCTGGCTGCCTATGACGAGGACAGTGAGGAGCTGCAAGCCATATGCAAG CTTGGAACCGGCTTCAGCGATGAGGAGCTAGAAGAGCAGCATCAGAGCCTGCAG GCCCTGGTGCTGCCCACCCCACGTCCCTATGTGAGGGCTGATGGTGCTGTGGCCCCTGACCACTGGCTCGATCCCAGCGCTGTGTGGGAAGTGAAGTGTGCggacctctccctctcccccatcTACCCCGCTGCCCGGGGCCTG GTGGACAGCGAGAAGGGCATCTCCCTTCGCTTCCCTCGGTTTATTCGTGTCCGTGAAGACAAGCAGCCAGAGGAAGCCACCACCAGTGCCCAG GTGGCCTCTCTATACCTGAAGCAAAGTCAGATTCAGAATCAACATGACACAGACTCAGACTCCAACCCTGAAGATTTCTACTAA